Proteins from a genomic interval of Gammaproteobacteria bacterium:
- the lon gene encoding endopeptidase La, whose translation MPQKDKSSEIIEDQLLAVPVLPLRDVVVYPYMVIPLFVGREKSIKSLEAAMKDDKQVLLVAQQNASDDDPTPDDVYRIGTLANILQLLKLPDGTIKVLVEGGERAKIIHFLASDDYFKAQVTTFSAHDLDEREVEVLTRSVLAQFDQYVKLNKKIPPEILSSLSGIDDPARLADTIAAHMSLKIAEKQKLLETEDVRERLELTIGFMENEIDLLEVERRIRGRVKRQMEKNQREYYLNEQMKAIQKELGEMDEAQSEIDELSSKIKAAGMSKVATEKANAELNKLKMMSPMSAEATVVRNYIEWLTGVPWKKRTKVRNDLVRAQKVLDEDHYGLSEVKERILEYLAVQQRVGKVKGAILCLVGPPGVGKTSLGQSIARATNRKFVRMALGGVRDEAEIRGHRRTYIGSMPGKIVQSLSKIKVKNPLFLLDEIDKMSADSRGDPSSAMLEVLDPEQNNSFADHYLEVDYDLSDVMFIATSNSMNIPGPLLDRMEVIRIPGYTEDEKFNIASRYLLPKQMKSNGLKESEITIAEDAIRDVIRYYTREAGVRNLERELAKICRRVVKKALLSADKATTVEVSAANLEDYLGVQRFRYGEAEEDDRIGQVNGLAWTEAGGDLLTIETAVVAGKGKQFLTGKLGDVMKESIQAALTVVRSRTTALGIAADFADQNDIHIHVPEGAIPKDGPSAGVGMCTALVSALTNIPVKADVAMTGEITLRGEVLPIGGLKEKLLAAHRGGIKTVIIPDENRRDLKEIPDNILKYVDVHPVKWIDEVFALALKVMPVPSADLKKTESSAKTSVQSRQAH comes from the coding sequence ATGCCCCAAAAAGATAAATCATCAGAAATAATCGAAGACCAGCTGCTTGCAGTACCTGTTCTTCCGCTGCGTGATGTTGTTGTCTACCCCTACATGGTGATTCCTCTCTTTGTCGGCAGAGAAAAGTCGATCAAGTCATTAGAAGCCGCAATGAAAGATGATAAGCAGGTGCTGCTTGTTGCCCAGCAAAATGCCTCAGATGATGACCCCACCCCTGACGATGTCTACCGCATCGGTACACTGGCAAATATTCTTCAGCTCTTGAAACTGCCTGATGGCACGATCAAGGTATTGGTCGAGGGCGGTGAGCGTGCCAAAATCATCCACTTTTTGGCTTCAGATGATTACTTTAAAGCACAGGTGACCACCTTTTCTGCTCATGATCTAGATGAGCGTGAAGTGGAAGTTTTGACCCGCTCTGTGCTGGCTCAATTCGATCAATATGTGAAGCTCAACAAAAAAATCCCGCCCGAAATACTCTCATCGCTATCCGGTATTGATGATCCTGCGCGTTTGGCAGATACCATCGCAGCTCATATGTCACTGAAGATTGCTGAAAAGCAAAAACTACTTGAAACAGAAGATGTGCGTGAACGGCTGGAACTAACGATTGGCTTCATGGAAAATGAGATTGACCTTCTCGAAGTCGAGAGGCGCATTCGTGGCCGAGTTAAGCGGCAAATGGAGAAGAACCAACGCGAATACTATTTGAATGAGCAGATGAAGGCTATTCAGAAAGAGCTAGGTGAGATGGATGAAGCGCAGAGTGAAATCGACGAGTTATCATCTAAAATTAAAGCGGCAGGCATGAGTAAAGTGGCCACCGAGAAGGCCAATGCTGAGCTGAACAAGCTGAAAATGATGTCACCCATGTCGGCTGAGGCGACCGTGGTTCGAAATTATATTGAGTGGTTGACAGGGGTTCCTTGGAAAAAACGGACAAAAGTCAGAAATGACCTGGTTCGTGCGCAAAAAGTACTCGACGAAGATCACTATGGCCTGAGTGAAGTAAAAGAGCGCATACTGGAGTACCTTGCAGTCCAGCAGCGTGTTGGCAAAGTTAAAGGTGCCATATTGTGCTTGGTGGGGCCACCTGGTGTGGGAAAGACTTCGTTGGGTCAATCCATAGCTCGAGCAACTAATAGAAAGTTTGTACGCATGGCTCTCGGCGGCGTTCGTGATGAAGCTGAGATTCGTGGGCACCGACGTACCTATATTGGCTCAATGCCAGGAAAAATTGTACAAAGCTTATCCAAAATAAAGGTCAAAAACCCGCTTTTCTTATTGGATGAAATTGACAAAATGTCCGCTGACTCCCGTGGTGACCCATCATCAGCGATGCTCGAAGTGCTCGATCCGGAACAAAATAATAGCTTTGCAGACCACTATTTGGAAGTTGATTACGACCTCTCTGATGTGATGTTCATTGCGACCTCCAACTCAATGAACATACCCGGCCCCCTCCTAGATCGTATGGAAGTTATTCGAATTCCGGGTTACACCGAAGATGAAAAGTTTAATATCGCATCGCGCTATTTATTGCCAAAACAGATGAAAAGTAATGGGCTCAAGGAGTCGGAGATAACCATTGCTGAGGATGCCATTCGCGATGTTATTCGCTACTACACACGAGAGGCTGGGGTGCGTAACCTAGAGCGTGAACTTGCTAAAATCTGCCGCCGTGTGGTTAAAAAGGCGTTGCTTTCAGCTGACAAGGCGACAACTGTTGAGGTCAGTGCTGCTAATCTTGAGGATTACCTGGGCGTACAGCGCTTTCGCTACGGAGAGGCAGAGGAGGATGACCGTATCGGTCAGGTGAATGGGCTGGCGTGGACTGAGGCAGGTGGAGACCTGCTGACGATTGAAACAGCCGTTGTTGCAGGTAAAGGTAAACAGTTTCTTACCGGCAAGCTGGGTGACGTGATGAAGGAGTCGATTCAGGCGGCTTTGACCGTGGTACGCAGTCGAACCACCGCATTAGGTATTGCTGCGGATTTTGCCGATCAAAATGATATACACATTCATGTTCCTGAAGGGGCAATTCCCAAAGATGGACCTAGCGCGGGCGTTGGCATGTGTACCGCGCTGGTTTCGGCTCTGACAAATATCCCTGTAAAGGCGGATGTAGCAATGACGGGTGAAATTACTCTGAGAGGCGAGGTGCTGCCAATTGGTGGGCTCAAAGAGAAACTGCTGGCGGCTCATCGCGGTGGTATAAAAACAGTCATTATCCCGGATGAAAACCGGCGTGACCTAAAAGAGATACCCGATAATATTCTCAAGTATGTGGATGTGCACCCTGTTAAGTGGATTGATGAGGTGTTTGCGTTGGCACTCAAGGTTATGCCCGTGCCCAGTGCGGACTTGAAAAAAACAGAGAGCAGTGCGAAAACAAGTGTACAAAGCAGGCAAGCCCACTGA
- a CDS encoding HU family DNA-binding protein — protein MNKTELVDAVAESADLSKASAARAVDATLAAISGTLAQGDQVALIGFGTFLVRDRAARTGRNPRTGDSIDIPAAKIPAFKPGKALKDAVNK, from the coding sequence ATGAATAAAACTGAACTAGTTGATGCAGTAGCTGAAAGTGCAGATTTGTCAAAAGCTTCTGCTGCTCGTGCAGTAGATGCCACTCTGGCAGCGATCAGTGGAACACTTGCGCAAGGTGATCAAGTTGCGTTGATTGGCTTTGGTACATTCTTGGTTCGTGATCGTGCAGCTCGCACTGGTCGAAACCCCCGTACCGGTGATAGCATCGATATACCTGCAGCTAAAATTCCAGCATTTAAGCCGGGTAAAGCGTTAAAAGATGCGGTTAATAAGTAG
- a CDS encoding SurA N-terminal domain-containing protein has translation MLDFIRSRAQTWVAWVIVGLIIVPFALWGIGDYATGGAEDNVATINDVNISQREFQRAYYQQEQRLKQMLGENYDASLFEDQMRRSVLEGMISQELMVQTARDEGLQVGAAQLAAVIQSVSSFQEGGAFNRATYESTLKMQGQSAAYFESRVARDLLSQQLYAALHDSAIVTDYDVDMLLKLERQQREVSYVQIPAARFLADAVISNDDIESQYSASIDRYKMPEKVDVEYLELSIESLQSSVDISERALEEAYQNQKEALATPEQRRASHILIEIPFEASAEEKRLAEEKANDLLARLNGGDSFEALAREFSDDLGSSELGGDLGFFRRGDMVPEFDTKVFSMNVGEVSELVATEFGYHIIRLDEVEKGETPAFAEVKDVLLAELKQSEAERLYYDMADQLTNMVFEYPDNLEIAADELGLKISKAEGITRNGAQGILANPLIVRALFSDEVLKERLNSEPIDIGNDHLIVVRVSDYTPAQAKPLNAVRDEIIEWLTRQYAESKAQTLGEELLAKVESNAGFSALAEAFAVEWVELGLIERGTASVNRLISKRAFELPRVSAGEISAGTVSLGGDYAVVVVKSIKPYEADQISAADRAAMRQQLMSIRGNADYEAFSQGLREASSVVIRLEE, from the coding sequence ATGCTTGATTTTATTCGTAGTCGCGCCCAAACGTGGGTTGCATGGGTGATCGTTGGACTGATCATTGTTCCTTTTGCGCTGTGGGGGATTGGTGATTATGCCACGGGCGGTGCGGAAGATAATGTGGCAACAATTAATGATGTGAATATCTCGCAACGAGAGTTTCAGCGTGCCTACTATCAACAAGAGCAGCGTTTAAAGCAGATGCTGGGTGAAAATTACGATGCCAGCCTGTTTGAGGATCAGATGCGAAGAAGTGTTCTTGAGGGGATGATTTCTCAAGAGTTGATGGTTCAGACTGCGCGGGATGAAGGCCTGCAAGTTGGCGCAGCCCAGTTGGCAGCAGTTATCCAGAGTGTTTCATCATTTCAAGAAGGTGGCGCATTCAATCGTGCAACATATGAATCCACGCTGAAAATGCAGGGCCAATCAGCGGCTTATTTTGAGTCACGTGTCGCTAGGGATCTGTTGTCACAGCAGCTTTATGCCGCGTTACACGACTCTGCAATTGTTACTGACTATGATGTCGACATGCTGCTTAAGCTAGAGCGTCAACAACGTGAGGTCAGTTATGTCCAAATACCCGCAGCACGTTTCCTTGCCGATGCTGTTATCAGTAATGATGATATTGAATCACAGTATAGTGCGAGTATCGATCGCTATAAAATGCCCGAGAAGGTGGATGTCGAATACCTTGAGCTTTCGATTGAATCGCTTCAGAGCAGTGTCGATATAAGTGAGCGTGCTCTTGAGGAAGCCTACCAGAATCAAAAAGAGGCACTGGCCACTCCTGAACAGCGCCGTGCGAGCCATATATTGATTGAAATACCCTTTGAAGCAAGTGCTGAAGAGAAACGGCTGGCTGAGGAGAAGGCGAATGATTTGCTGGCTAGACTGAATGGAGGTGACTCGTTTGAAGCCTTAGCTAGAGAGTTTTCTGATGACCTTGGTTCATCTGAGCTGGGTGGAGATCTGGGGTTTTTTCGTCGTGGCGATATGGTGCCTGAATTTGATACAAAAGTTTTTTCTATGAATGTGGGGGAGGTAAGCGAGCTGGTTGCGACTGAATTTGGTTACCACATTATCCGTCTCGATGAAGTTGAAAAAGGTGAGACGCCCGCCTTCGCAGAAGTTAAAGATGTGCTGCTCGCCGAACTGAAACAGAGCGAAGCTGAGCGTCTGTACTATGATATGGCCGATCAGCTGACCAATATGGTATTTGAGTATCCGGATAATCTGGAAATCGCCGCGGATGAGTTGGGCCTTAAAATCAGTAAAGCAGAAGGTATTACACGCAACGGTGCCCAGGGCATATTGGCAAACCCTTTGATCGTAAGGGCACTATTTTCTGATGAGGTTTTGAAAGAGAGATTAAACAGTGAGCCGATAGATATTGGGAATGATCACTTGATTGTGGTTCGTGTCAGTGATTACACACCCGCGCAGGCTAAACCACTGAATGCCGTGCGGGATGAAATTATCGAATGGTTGACCCGCCAATACGCGGAGTCCAAGGCACAGACGCTGGGTGAGGAGCTGCTTGCAAAGGTTGAGTCTAATGCTGGTTTTTCGGCGCTTGCTGAAGCGTTTGCTGTGGAATGGGTTGAGCTGGGTTTGATCGAGCGAGGTACTGCCTCGGTTAATCGGCTGATCTCAAAGCGTGCCTTTGAATTGCCCCGTGTCTCTGCCGGTGAGATAAGCGCAGGAACCGTTTCGCTGGGTGGTGACTATGCGGTGGTGGTGGTCAAGTCGATTAAGCCCTATGAAGCGGATCAAATCAGTGCTGCTGATCGTGCGGCAATGCGCCAACAGCTCATGAGTATTCGTGGCAATGCTGATTATGAAGCCTTTTCACAAGGACTAAGAGAGGCCTCTTCCGTTGTTATACGCCTGGAGGAGTAG
- a CDS encoding YbaN family protein has product MKWFYLSLGLLFLALALVGVLLPGLPTTPFILLAAGCFAKSSSRLYNGLLGNRLFGPMIRDWEAHRAISRRVRNIAMASMLFMGGVSIFFILDQLFIQLLVAAMVFIGSYVVMRIRLTELRAD; this is encoded by the coding sequence GTGAAGTGGTTTTATTTATCACTGGGGCTTCTTTTTTTGGCGCTTGCCTTGGTGGGGGTGCTACTGCCTGGTTTGCCCACAACCCCCTTTATTTTGCTGGCTGCGGGTTGTTTTGCAAAGTCATCCTCGCGGCTCTATAACGGGTTATTGGGTAACCGCCTGTTTGGGCCGATGATTCGCGACTGGGAAGCTCACCGCGCCATCAGCCGTCGGGTGCGAAATATCGCGATGGCCTCCATGCTGTTTATGGGGGGGGTCTCTATATTTTTTATACTGGACCAACTCTTTATCCAGTTACTGGTCGCTGCCATGGTTTTCATTGGAAGCTATGTAGTAATGCGTATTCGACTGACAGAATTGAGAGCAGATTAG
- a CDS encoding TIGR00645 family protein: protein MKKFEHFLEMVIFNSRWLLVPYYLGLVFAIALLLVKFVKEFIGFATMVFTGTGTDVIIGILTLVDVVLLSNLLLIIVFAGYENFVSKIDTGDSEDRPSWMGSVSFSDLKMKLIGSIVAISGIELLKAFVAVGDGSLTNEDLAWKVGIHLVFVVTGLLFALSDWLTSNKKK, encoded by the coding sequence TTGAAAAAATTTGAACACTTTCTAGAGATGGTCATCTTTAACAGCCGTTGGCTGTTGGTGCCTTATTATCTTGGTTTGGTTTTTGCAATCGCACTACTCTTGGTGAAGTTTGTTAAAGAGTTTATTGGCTTTGCAACGATGGTTTTTACCGGTACCGGCACAGATGTCATTATTGGTATTCTTACGCTGGTAGATGTGGTATTGCTTTCAAACCTGCTGCTGATTATTGTTTTTGCCGGTTATGAAAATTTTGTATCTAAAATTGATACCGGTGATAGTGAAGATCGTCCATCTTGGATGGGTTCTGTTAGCTTCTCAGATCTGAAAATGAAATTGATTGGCTCGATCGTTGCGATCTCAGGTATTGAACTACTGAAGGCATTTGTTGCCGTTGGCGATGGCAGTCTTACCAATGAAGATCTCGCCTGGAAGGTCGGAATTCACTTGGTCTTTGTGGTGACCGGATTGCTGTTTGCGCTGTCGGATTGGTTAACCAGTAATAAGAAAAAATAA
- the dusA gene encoding tRNA dihydrouridine(20/20a) synthase DusA: MPPIPHHRISIAPMLDWSDRHYRYFMRLITQQTQLHTEMITCGAILKGDRDYLLAFDEREHPLSIQLGGSNPRHLAECARIVEQYGYDEINLNVGCPSDRVQEGRFGACLMADATLVAECVDAISHAVQIPVTIKTRTGIDQQDDYPFLHQFIDTVAQTQCQHFIIHARKAWLSGLSPKENREIPPLNYPRVYQLKSDFPQLQISINGGIKTVDEAAAHLEQVDGVMIGREAYHNPYILSQVDQRLYQNTTTPLSRMEILALFYPYVEQKLKSGVRLNQITRHILGLFQGMPGARAWRRHLSENAHRSGADSRVIRTAASFISVNETDKPYV, translated from the coding sequence ATGCCTCCAATACCCCATCATCGCATCTCGATCGCACCTATGCTCGACTGGAGTGATCGACATTACCGCTACTTCATGCGTCTAATCACCCAGCAGACCCAACTCCACACAGAAATGATCACCTGCGGGGCCATTCTAAAAGGTGACCGTGACTACCTATTAGCGTTTGATGAACGTGAGCACCCACTCTCCATTCAGCTAGGCGGCAGCAACCCCCGTCACCTAGCGGAGTGCGCCCGTATCGTGGAGCAGTATGGGTATGATGAGATCAACCTTAATGTGGGCTGCCCAAGTGACCGGGTACAAGAGGGGCGATTTGGTGCCTGCCTGATGGCTGATGCCACGTTGGTCGCTGAGTGTGTTGATGCAATAAGCCACGCCGTGCAGATACCGGTGACAATAAAAACCCGTACCGGCATAGACCAACAGGATGACTACCCCTTTTTACATCAATTTATTGATACGGTTGCGCAAACTCAATGCCAACATTTCATTATCCATGCCCGCAAAGCCTGGCTAAGTGGTCTCAGCCCAAAAGAAAACAGGGAAATCCCACCACTAAACTACCCACGGGTTTATCAACTAAAAAGTGACTTCCCGCAGCTACAGATCAGTATCAATGGAGGCATTAAGACAGTCGACGAAGCCGCTGCCCACCTTGAGCAAGTTGATGGTGTCATGATTGGCCGAGAAGCCTACCACAACCCCTATATCCTTTCACAGGTAGATCAACGCCTTTACCAAAACACCACTACACCACTCAGTCGAATGGAAATTTTAGCGCTTTTTTACCCCTATGTAGAGCAGAAGTTAAAGAGTGGGGTTCGGTTAAATCAGATCACTCGCCATATACTGGGGCTCTTTCAGGGAATGCCTGGAGCACGTGCCTGGCGTCGCCATCTAAGTGAAAATGCTCACCGGTCAGGTGCCGATAGCCGTGTCATAAGAACAGCCGCATCCTTTATTTCAGTTAACGAGACTGATAAGCCCTATGTGTAA
- a CDS encoding TatD family hydrolase translates to MRLVDSHCHLDFTVFENDREALLARCRRQKITGFVVPGVNAEGWPALIDLVDKTEGMYGALGLHPLFMSQHRTEDLVRLRSLLGCWRAVAVGEIGLDFYHGKGKAVEQTMLFESQLLMAKAFRLPVMLHVRKAHDQVLALLRRIRPDGGIVHAFSGSEQQAQQYIALGFSLGVGGAATYERAKRLRRTLSQLPLTSLVLESDSPDMLPAGTARGGRNTPLCLLPVVKVLSELHQCSVAHIAYQTTNNVASLLKLPLGSKSP, encoded by the coding sequence ATGAGGTTGGTTGATAGTCACTGTCACTTGGATTTTACGGTTTTTGAAAATGACCGTGAAGCGCTGCTGGCCAGATGTCGCCGACAAAAGATAACCGGCTTTGTTGTGCCGGGCGTTAATGCCGAGGGCTGGCCCGCATTGATCGATTTAGTGGATAAAACCGAGGGCATGTATGGTGCGTTGGGACTGCATCCGTTATTTATGTCACAGCATCGCACAGAGGACCTGGTACGACTGAGGTCATTGCTTGGCTGTTGGCGTGCGGTGGCGGTCGGTGAGATCGGGCTTGATTTTTATCATGGTAAGGGCAAAGCGGTAGAGCAGACCATGCTTTTTGAGTCGCAATTATTGATGGCTAAAGCGTTTCGCTTGCCGGTAATGCTTCATGTGCGAAAGGCTCATGATCAAGTTTTGGCGCTGTTGCGGCGCATTCGTCCAGACGGTGGTATTGTGCACGCATTTTCGGGTAGCGAGCAGCAGGCTCAGCAGTATATTGCGTTGGGTTTCTCTCTGGGCGTGGGCGGTGCGGCTACTTATGAGCGGGCGAAACGTTTACGGCGTACATTGTCTCAACTGCCTTTGACCTCTTTGGTATTGGAGAGCGATTCACCCGATATGCTGCCCGCAGGTACGGCGCGAGGGGGGCGTAATACCCCGCTCTGTTTACTGCCGGTTGTGAAGGTACTGTCTGAGTTGCACCAGTGTTCGGTTGCTCATATTGCCTATCAAACCACAAATAATGTGGCTTCGCTCCTTAAATTGCCATTGGGTAGCAAGAGTCCATAG